In Nocardia sp. NBC_00403, the DNA window AGAAGTTGGCTGGAAAGAGGTCGATGGTGAAGTTCGGATTGCAACTCGGGTACTGGATGGCACAACCACCGCAGAATGCCGGTGAGTTGGTGATGGCCGCCGAGGCGGCCGGGTTCGACGCCGTATTCGCCGCCGAATCCTGGGGGTCGGACGCCTTCGGCCCGCTGATGTGGTGGGGATCCTCGACGCAGCGGGTGCGGCTGGGCACCTCGGTGGTGCAGATGTCGGCGCGTACGCCCGCCGCGACCGCCATGCATGCGCTGACACTGGACCATCTCAGCGGCGGCAGGGCGATCCTCGGCCTCGGCGTCTCCGGTCCGCAGGTGGTGGAGGGTTGGTACGGCCAGCCGTTCGCCAAGCCGTTGCAGCGCACCAGGGAGTACGTCGGGATCGTTCGTCAGGTGCTGGCGCGGCAGGCCCCGGTCACCAATGCCGGACCGCAGTACCCGCTGCCGTACACGGGCCCGGGTTCGACCGGGCTCGGCAAGCCGCTCAAGCCGATCGTGCATCCGCTACGAGCGGATTTGCCGATCTGGCTCGGCGCGGAAGGCCCGAAGAATGTGGCGCTGACGGCCGAGATCGCCGACGGCTGGCTGGCGATCTACTACGCGCCGCGGCTGGCCGGGATGTACAACGACTGGCTCGACGAGGGTTTCGCCAGGGCGGGCGCGCGGCGTTCGCGGGCGGACTTCGAGATCGCCGCGAGCTGCCAGGTGGTGCTGACCGACGATGCCAAGAGCGAGATCGAGCGGATGCGCTGGATCATGGCGCTCTATATCGGCGGAATGGGCGCGCCGGAGATGAACTTCCACGCGCAGGTGTACCGGCGGATGGGGTACGAACGCGAGGTCGACGAGATCGGCAGGCTCTTCCAGGCGGGCAAGAAGGCGGAGGCGGCGGCGTTGGTCCCGGACGAGCTGATTCTGGACACCGCGATCATCGGCGACGAGGAGCATGTTCGTAAGCAACTCGGGGTGTGGGAAGCGGCCGGTGTCACCGAGATGCTGGTGTCTGTTCCAGATATCGAGCAATTGCATCGGCTCGCACCCCTTGTACAGATGTAGAACACGTTCTAGATTCGTAGGGGTGACGACGCAGGAGTCAGTAGAAATTCTCGGTTTCTGGAATATCGCGAAAGCGGAACCCGATCGGATCGCCTTGGTCGACCCGGTCGGCCGCGAGGTGACGTATCGCGAATTGGCCACGCTGGCCAATCGATACGGCACCGGCCTGCGGGCGCTGGGCCTACAGCCCGGCGACGTGCTCGTCAGCATGGTGCACAACTGCGTCGAGGCGGTCGCCGCCTACTTCGCGGCGTACCAGGCCGGGCTGTACATCGTGGCGGTGAACTGGCACCTGACCGGACCCGAGGTCGCCTACATCCTCTCCGACAGCGAGGCAAAGGCGTTCATCGCCAGCGACCGGTTCGCCGCGGCCGCGATCGCCGCGGCCGACGAGGCCGGGCTGCCGGCGTCGGCACGCTTCGCGGTGGGTGAGATCGAGGGCTTCAAGTCGGTGGCCTGGCTCGGCGCGGCCGACACCGGCAGGCCCGACAACCGGACCACCGGTGCGCCGATGCTCTACACCTCGGGAACAACGGGGCGTCCCAAGGGCGTTCGCCGCCCTTTGACCGGCGCCGATCCGGATGTCGTTCCACCGCACACGAATGCGTTCTTCGGGCTGTTCGAACTCGCGCCCTACGACAACCACGTGCACATCTGCGGCTCGCCGCTCTATCACACCGCGGTGCTGAACTGGGCGACCATCTCGATTCAGCTGGGACACAAGGTTGTTCTGATGGATCGTTGGGACGCCGAGGAGATGTTGCGGCTCATCGAGAAGCATCGGGTGACCCACAGCCACATGGTGCCGACCCAGTTCCACCGGCTGCTCGCACTGCCGGAGGAGGTGCGCGCCAAATACGACGTTTCTTCGCTGCGCAGCATGGTGCACGGTGCGGCGCCGTGTCCGCAGGAGACCAAGCGGCAGATGCTGGCGTGGTGGGGCCCGACGGTCACCGAGTACTACGCGGCCACCGAGGGCGGCGGCACGGTGATCAATGGCACCGAGTGGCTGCTCAAGCCCGGCTCGGTCGGCAAGGCCTGGCCATGGTCGGTGATCAAGGTGCTCAGCGAGGAAGACGGCTCCGAAGTGCCCGCCGGCGAGACCGGGCTGGTTTACATGAAGATGGGTGCGTCGAGCTTCGAGTACCACCATGCCAAGGAGAAGACCGAGGAGTCGAGAGTCGGTGACCTCTTCACCGTCGGCGACATCGGCCATCTCGATGAGGACGGCTATCTCTACCTGCACGATCGTCGATCCGATCTGATTCTCTCCGGCGGCGTGAACATCTATCCCGCCGAAATCGAAAGCGTGCTGGTCACCCACCCGAAGGTCGCCGATGTGGCGGTTTTCGGTCTGCCACATGCCGATTGGGGTCAGGAAGTGAAAGCCGTAGTCCAGCCCGCCAACGGGTTCGAGGGCGACGACAACCTCACCGCCGAGCTACTCGCCTTCGCCGCAACACAATTGGCAAAGTACAAGATGCCACGCTCGATCGACTACCTCCCCGAACTCCCCCGCGACCCCAACGGCAAGCTCTACAAGCGCAAGCTCAAGGAAAGCTACCTGGCCGCGTCCTAGCCACCGCTTCGCACCGAACACCCTGTGTTGCAACCAGATACCTGGTACACGGGGTGTTCGGTTGCAATACGGTGCTCGGATCGACAAGGGTGAAGATCGACAGGGTGCAGCTGCCATCGAGGCCGGGCACTGACCGATCGCATGCCGGGGTCGATAAGGTCCGAGAACGCCACCACAGCTAGTCCGCACGCTGAAAGCCGTGTGCCTGTCTCACAAAGTTGCGGAAGAGAAGGTCGGGTACCCCACCCGACGCCCCCAGCACTGCCCAGTAAATCCCTTGGAGTGCAACCAAACTGGACAGCATGCCCCGGGGTCGGAAAGCTGAGCTCACCCTCCCAAACCCGACACCGTGAACTGGTCGGCTTCACTACGCTCGATAACTAAAGTCTTGCGACGCAACCACAGCCAGTCCTCACGCTGGAAGCCGTGCGCCTGCCTTCCCAGGCTGCGGAAGAGAAAGTTGGGTACCCCGCCTGACGCCCCCAGCACTGCCCGGTAAAACCCTTGGAGTGCAACCAAAACTGGACAGCATGCCCTGGGGTCCGAAAAGTTGAGCGCACCCTCCCCACGCAACACCGTGAACTGGACGGCCAAGGCTGGGTAGCGTGCCCCCGCTCGACGAGCAAACTCGCGTCCCAGCGGTGTTCCGGGCAGTGCTGGGTACGTCGTGTGCCGTACCCGGCTTTCTCTTCCGCAGCCTGGGAAGACAGGCGACAACTTCCAGCGTGAGGACTGGCTGTGCTTGCGTTCCAGGCAGTTTCGGCATCGGCGGTAGTCGAATGGTGGTTGCGAAGGTGGTCCGCAACCACCATTCGACTACGTTCGTCAGATCTCTTCGCGTAGTTCGGGGGGCAGGCCGAAGAGGGGGAACAGCTTTTCGGTGTCGAGGAAGAAGTTGAGACCGGCGATGGTGGCGCCGTCGAGTTCCAGGACGGTGATCGACCACGGCATCCAGACGCCGGGCTTCTCGCTCGGCTTGTAGTGGCCGAAGGCAGGGAGGCCGTTCGCGCCCTCGAGTCGAACCATCCTGGCGTTGCGGCAGGCTTGGCCGGTGCCGAGCATGAACGCGGCCACGTTCTCCGGGCCGGAGATCCACAGCTCGATCGGGGGCATGGACAGTGCGACATCCGCTTTCAGCAGGGTGGTCAGCGTGTCCATGTCGTAGGCCTCGAACGCCTTGACGAAGTTGTCGACCAGTTTGCGCTGGTCCTCATTGGTCTCGTCGTAGGTGTCGGTGGTTGTTGGCTGCACCTTCGACATGGTCGCCCGTGCGCGCTGCAGCGCGCTGTTCACCGATGCGGGCGACATGGTGAGGGCCTCGGCGGTCTCGCTGGCCGAGAAGCGCAGCACCTCGCGCATGATCAGGATGGCGCGCTGGGTGGCCGGCAGATGCTGACAGGCGGCGACGAACGCCAGCCGCAGTGTGTCCTTCGCGCTCGCGTGCTCGGCCGGGTCCGAACCGAAGGCGAGGGCATTGGGGATCGGTTCGATCCAGACGTAGTCGGGCTGCGCCATGGGCAACGGGGTGTCCGGCCGCGACGGCCCGGACAGATCCATCGGCCGGGCACGGCGCTGTGGACCGTCGATCATGTCCAGGCAGACATTGGTGGCGATCCGGTACAGCCAGGACCGTAGGCTGGCACGGCCTTCGAACGAGTCGTAGGACTTCCATGCACGGGTGAAGGTCTCCTGCACCGCGTCTTCTGCCTCGAAGGACGAGCCGAGCATTCGGTAGGCATATGCGCACAGCTCCCGCCGGTGCCCCTCGAACGAGGAGAGCACATCGGGGGCGAGGCCGGCGGTATTGCCGGACAAGTCGGTCATGGAAGTCACCATGCCACAGCCCACCGACACATCACAGACCCGATGAACGTCGTCTGCCTGCCGAATCAAGATCATCATCACTAGTTGCGGAGCCACGTCGACGCCGGTTGGCGGGCCGCACTACTCCCGGCAGCGATGAGTTCTCGGCCGACGGCCCGTCTCTACTGGTGAACCGAAAAAACGGCTCACGCATGGACCGAGGAAAAGGACGCCGAACATGAGCAGCAAGATGATCTTCATCAACCTACCCGTCACTGATCTGGGCCGGTCGAAGAACTTCTACGAGGCTCTCGGCTGGAAGGTGAACCAGGACTTCACCGATGAGAACGCCGCCTGCATCGTGGTCGACGACAACATCTGCCTGATGCTGCTGACCAAGGAGTTCTTCCCGACCTTCAGCAGCCGCCCGCTCTCGGACACCGTCTCGACCATCGGCGCCGCGTATGCGATCGCACTGTCCAGTGCCGAAGAGGTCGACACGCTCACCGCCGCGGCACTGGGCGCCGGGGCCGGCGAGGAGGTCAACGAGGACAAGCGCGCGCAGGAGGCGCAGGTCGGCATGCACGGCCGCACGTTCATCGACCCCGACGGCCACCAGTGGGAGCCGTTCTGGATGGACTACCCAGGCAGCAACTGAGCCATAACGAAAACGACCCCCGGCGCGGAATGCGCAGGGGGTCGCTTGCTTTCGTTGTTCAGCTGCCGGTGAATGTGGGCTTGCGCTTTTCTGCGAAGGCCTTCGGGCCCTCCTTGGCGTCGGCCGACTTGAAGACCGCCGTGCCCAGTTCGGCGTCGATCTTGAAGGCCTCTTCCTCGTGCATGCCCTCGGTGTCGCGGATGGTGCGCAGGATGGCCTGGACCGCGAGCGGGCCGTTGGCCGCGATCTGCGCGGCCAGTTCGAGCGCCTTGTCCAGCGCGGTGCCGTCCGGCACCACATGCCCGATCAAGCCGATTTCCTTGGCCTCGGCCGCGGTGACGTGCCGACCGGTGAGCAGGATGTCCGCGGCCACGGTGTAGGGAATCTGGCGCACCAGCCGGACCGCCGAGCCGCCCAGCGGGAACAGGCCCCAACGTGCCTCGGACACACCGAATTTCGCGCTCTCGCCGGCAACCCGGATATCGGTGCCCTGCAGGATCTCGGTGCCACCGGCGATGGCAGGACCCTCGACCGCCGCGATCAGCGGCTTGGTGAGCCGCCGGCCCTTGAGCAGCGCCTCGATCTTCGACAGATCCCAGCCGCCGCCCTTGAAGGAGTCGCCCGGGTGCTGGGTCGTCATCGCCTTCAGATCCGCGCCCGCGCAGAACGCGCCGCCCGCGCCGGTCAGGATCGCGACCCGGATGTCGGGATCGTTGTCCACCTGATCCCAGGCGTCGCGCATGATCGCCATCATCTCGCCCGACAGCGCGTTGCGGGCCTCGGGACGATTCATGGTGACGATGAGGACGTGATCGCGCTTCTCGACGAGGCAATCTGGCATTGGTGATTCTCCTGACTTTCAAGCCTTGTCAGAAACAGTAACACGTTCTATTTTTAGGTTTGTGAGCTACAACATAGCCGACCTGGTCGAACACGCCATCGATCTCATGCCCGACCGCGTAGCGCTGGCCGACGACCGCCGTGAGGTGACTTACGCGCAGCTCGAGGAGCGGGCCAACAAACTGGCCAACTACCTGCTGGAGCAGGGTGTCCAACCGGGTGACAAGGTGGGCATCTACTCGCGCAACACGATCGAGGCCGTCGAGGCCATGGTCGCGATCTTCAAGGCTCGCGCCGTGATGATCAACGTGAACTACCGATACGTCGAGAACGAGTTACAGCATATCTTCGACAACTCGGACATGGTCGCGCTGATCCACGAGCGCCGCTTCACCGACAGAGTGGCCGGTGTCCGCCCGAACACTCCGCTGCTGAAGACCGTCATCGTCGTCGACGACGATACGACCGGCACAATCCCCACCGCGGCGGATTCGGTGGAATACGAGACGGTGCTCGAGCAGTCCTCCGGAGAGCGCAATTTCGGCGATCGCTCCCCGGACGACCTCTACATGCTCTACACCGGCGGCACCACGGGCCTGCCCAAGGGCGTGATGTGGCGGCAGGAGGATGTCTGGCGGGTGCTCGGTGCGGGCATCAACTTCGTCACCGGCGAATACGTCGACGACGAATGGGAATTGGCCAAGGTCGGCGCGGCCAACCCGCAGATGGTGCGCTTCCCGATTCCGCCGATGATCCACGGCGGCTCGCAATGGGCCACCTTCCACAGCCTGTTCGGCGGCGGCAAGGCCGTGATGATCCCCGAGTTCAGCGGGCACGGCGTGTGGCAGCACATCGACCGCCACGCCATCAATCTCATCTTCATCACCGGTGACGCGATGGCACGGCCGATGCTGGATGCGTTGATCGAGGGCAACCCGGAAACCGGTAAGCCCTATGACCTTTCGACGCTCTACGTGATGGCGAGCAGTGCGGCGCTGTTCTCCCCGGCCCTCAAGGACCAGTTCCTGGAGCTGCTACCGAACCGGATGCTCTCGGACTCCATCGGCTCTTCGGAGACCGGTTTCGGTGGACTGTCCATCGTCACCAAGGGTGCGACGCACACCGGTGGGCCCCGCGTGAAGATCGATGCGTCCACCGTGGTGCTCGGCGAGGACGGCAACCCGGTGGAGCCCGGTTCGGGTGTAGTCGGCATTCTCGCCCGCAGCGGCCACATTCCGCTCGGCTACTACAAGGACGAGGCGAAGACGGCGGCAACCTTCAAGGAGATCAACGGCGTTCGCTACTCGATCCCGGGCGACTATGCGCGGGTCGAGGAGGACGGCACCGTGACGATGCTCGGTCGCGGTTCGGTGAGCATCAACAGCGGCGGCGAGAAGATCTACCCGGAAGAGGTCGAAGGTGCGCTCAAGTCGCACCCGGAGATCTTCGACGCGCTGGTGGTCGGCGTCGAAGACGAGCGCTGGGGTCAGCGGGTCGTCGCTGTTGTGCAGTGCCGCGGCGACAACCGCCCGTCACTGGAAGAGCTGCGCCCCATGCTGACCAATGAGATCGCGCCCTACAAGCAGCCGCGCAGCCTGTGGTTCGTCGACGAGATCAAGCGCTCGCCCGCAGGCAAGCCGGATTACCGCTGGGCCAAGGAGCAGACCGAGGTGCGCGCCGCCGATGATCACCTCGAGGCGAGCAGCAAGTAAGAAGTAGGGGCGAGGCGCTACCGGCGAGGGCTGCCGCGACATGCGGCGGCCTTTGCCGTTTCAGCAGTCGTCCGCGGTGTTGGTTCAAGCGATCTGCCAGCAGCCGCGAGCGGTAGACAGGAGATCGAATTGGCAACGCCCTATGCATTTTTCGCCGCGACCGGACACGGCTTCGAGCCCCTGCCGTTCGCTGTCAGCGCGTGGTCGTCGACGATGATCAATGGGCCTGCGATCTGTGGCCTCCTGGCGAGGGCGTTGGAACTGCAGCATTGTTCGGCCGAATTCACGCCCGCCCGGTTGACGGTCGACCTGTTCCGGCCGACGCTCAACAAGCCGGTCACTGTAGTGACCGAGTTGGTCAGGGAGGGGAAGCGGATCCGGGTCGCCGATGCCGCGCTGATGCAGGACGGCGCGGATGTGGCTCGCGCGACGGCGATCTTCTTGAAACGGTCGGTGCAGCCGCCGGGAGAGGTCTGGACCAGGGGCGACGGGCCGCGGCCGCCCGAGGTACCGATCGCCGACGGACCGACCCCGCCGCTGTGGAACAGCGACGGTCGACCCGATGGCTGGTCGTCGCGGATCGGCGAGCATCAGAACGGCGGGCGCAAGCGCACCTGGCAGGTGCCGATGTCGGTGATCGAGGGGGAGACGTCTTCGCCGTTCGCCGGCGCCGCGATGATCGGTGAGGCGACGAGCATGATGACCAACTGGGGCAGCGAGGGCATCGGGTTCATCAACACCGATCTGACGCTCGCGCTGGCGCGGCCCGCTATCGGGCCGGAGATCGGGTTGGAGGCCGACAGTCACATCAGTGCCGACGGGATCGCTGTCGGCAGTGCGACCCTGTTCGATCGCTCCGGGTCGTTCGGGACCTGCATGGTGACCGCACTGTCGAACGCCGATCGGCAGGTCGACTTCGCCGACGGCTCTGTATTCGTGGCGCGAGCGGGCATCCAGTAGGAATTCCAGCAGATCGGCCCGCCAGTTGACCTGGCGGGCCGATCTTTTCGGTCTCGGTGACTCAGCGGTTGGCGAGCTCGGCCAGTTGGAAGGCCAGCTTGTTGCGGACCGCGGGGATGCGGATCACGAGCGACATGACGGTATTGCGGAGCAGGCGGGCAGGCCGCGGGCGCAGGGTGGCCATCTTGGTCATCCGGTCGGTGAAGGCGACGACGCCGAGTGCCACTGGGCGCCGGGTGGCTTCGTAGGCGTCCAGGGTGGCCGCCGGCTCGCCTTGGATGACTCGAACGAGCAACGGGCCGAGGAAGGCCGCGTCCTGAATACCGGTGTTCATACCCTGTCCGCCCGCCGGGCTGTGCACGTGCGCGGCATCGCCTGCCAGCAGCACCCGGCCTGCGCGGTAGTGGTCGGCGACGCGGTGGTGCACCCGGAAGCGTGAGCTCCACAGCACCTCACGGACTTTCACCGCGCCACCGGGGCCGCGGGTATCGAGGATCGACTGGATATCGGCGGCGTCCGGGTGTTCGGGGGCTTCGTCGAGGGTGGCGACGACCCGGTAGCGGTTCGGTTCGGCGTCGTCGGGCAGTGGCGCGACGACGGTGACGCCCTCGGGTGAAAGGTGCAGCGCCACTTCGTTTCGTGCGATCGGCCAGTCCATCCTGACATCGGCGAGCACGAAGGAGGCCGGGTAGGTGTCGCCGGTGAACCCGATGCCCGCTTGCTCCCTGACGACGCTGTGCATACCGTCGGCGCCGATCACGTAGTCGGCCCTGATGGTCCCCGGTGCGCCCGCGCCGTCTTCGTAATCCACTGTGACGCCGTTGTTCTCGTCGGCGATCTTGGTCACCTGGTACGGTCGCCGCACCTCGCCGCCCGCCTTGCGCAGCCGGTCCAGCAGCACCGTCTCGGTGGTGTCCTGCGGAACCATGAGGGTGTAGGGGTACTCGGTAGGCAGTCCGTCGAAGCGCACGGTGGCCAGCGTCCGCCCGCCGTCGTGCACGGTGAAGGTGGGTACCACGATGCCGCGTGCGATGAGTTCATCGGCAATGCTGAGCTCGCGCAGTACCTCGAGGGTCCGTGCGTGCACCACGGCGGCGCGAGAGGTGTTGGCGCCCTCGGCGAGCCGGTCCAGCAGCACGAAGTCGATGCCGGCGTCGGCCAGCGTGACCGCGGCGGTCAGTCCGGCGGGCCCGGCGCCGACGATCACCACAGAGGTGGTGTCCGGCAGTTCGTTGCTCGGGGTGGTGCTCATCGGAACTCCTTGGTCAACATCTGTGGGCCAACGCTTGTTGGCTTAACGGTAGACCGGCCCGCTCTCGAAAGTCAACACTTGTTGGCATACACTTGTTGGCATGGCCGTCGTCCCAGATCAACAGCCTGCGCGCCGCTCCGATGCCACCCGGGCGGCGATCCTCGAAGCCGCCCGCGCCCGCTTCGCGGCGGAGGGCTTTCGCAAGGCGACTATTCGCGCCATCGCGGCAGACGCTGCGATCGATCCGTCCATGGTGATGCGCTACTTCGGCAGCAAGGACGGTCTGTTCGCCGCCGCGGTCGACGTTGAACTGAATCTGCCCGATCTGGCGTCCGCGGAGCCGGACGCTGTGGGCGAGTTGCTGGTCCGCCGCTTTCTGGCGATCTGGGAGGACCAGCCCGACAACAAGGTCCTGCTGATTTTGCTGCGATCCTCCATCGCCGACGAAGCAGTGAGCGAACGCTTCCGGCAGGTCTTCGCCGAGCAGGTGTTGCCTGCTGTGCTGCGCTTCGGCGACCCCGCCGATGCGCAGCGCCGCGGCGGATTGATCGTGACCCAGCTGCTCGGGCTTGCCCTGTGCCGCTACGTGCTGCGGCTGCCGCCGGTGGTGGGGCTTTCGCGAGAGCAAATCATCGTGGATATCGCACCGACGCTGCAGCGGTATCTGACCTCGAGCCCGATCGAAGCCAGTTCGGGGCGGCACTCGACGAAATTCACGGCGGCCGACCATGCACTGGAGGTCAGTGTCGAAGTCGATCAGCGACCCATCTGATGTTGCGGCGTGTTCAGGGGTCGGGCGTGATCAGCTCTACGGTCGGGAAGTAGCCCCGATACCGGGCAGTATCGCGTGTCAGCAGTCGATAACCGGCGACAGCGGCGTGCGCGCCTATGTAGAAGTCGGGCATTGGGGACCGCTTCTCGCCACCATTGCGGCGGTAGCGCTGAAATGCCTTTCCTGCCAGAAAGCCGGCACGGAACGGCAGTGCTTCATGCTCGAACTCATCGGCAGGCAGCAAATCGTCCAGATCTTCGACGGTGTCGTATCCGACGGAACTTCGGTGTAGATGATCGGGTTGATGACAACCCGCCCGGAATCGAGGGTCTCGGTGATTCGATTCGCTGACCACGCACCCCATTTCT includes these proteins:
- a CDS encoding LLM class F420-dependent oxidoreductase codes for the protein MKFGLQLGYWMAQPPQNAGELVMAAEAAGFDAVFAAESWGSDAFGPLMWWGSSTQRVRLGTSVVQMSARTPAATAMHALTLDHLSGGRAILGLGVSGPQVVEGWYGQPFAKPLQRTREYVGIVRQVLARQAPVTNAGPQYPLPYTGPGSTGLGKPLKPIVHPLRADLPIWLGAEGPKNVALTAEIADGWLAIYYAPRLAGMYNDWLDEGFARAGARRSRADFEIAASCQVVLTDDAKSEIERMRWIMALYIGGMGAPEMNFHAQVYRRMGYEREVDEIGRLFQAGKKAEAAALVPDELILDTAIIGDEEHVRKQLGVWEAAGVTEMLVSVPDIEQLHRLAPLVQM
- a CDS encoding acyl-CoA synthetase, which encodes MTTQESVEILGFWNIAKAEPDRIALVDPVGREVTYRELATLANRYGTGLRALGLQPGDVLVSMVHNCVEAVAAYFAAYQAGLYIVAVNWHLTGPEVAYILSDSEAKAFIASDRFAAAAIAAADEAGLPASARFAVGEIEGFKSVAWLGAADTGRPDNRTTGAPMLYTSGTTGRPKGVRRPLTGADPDVVPPHTNAFFGLFELAPYDNHVHICGSPLYHTAVLNWATISIQLGHKVVLMDRWDAEEMLRLIEKHRVTHSHMVPTQFHRLLALPEEVRAKYDVSSLRSMVHGAAPCPQETKRQMLAWWGPTVTEYYAATEGGGTVINGTEWLLKPGSVGKAWPWSVIKVLSEEDGSEVPAGETGLVYMKMGASSFEYHHAKEKTEESRVGDLFTVGDIGHLDEDGYLYLHDRRSDLILSGGVNIYPAEIESVLVTHPKVADVAVFGLPHADWGQEVKAVVQPANGFEGDDNLTAELLAFAATQLAKYKMPRSIDYLPELPRDPNGKLYKRKLKESYLAAS
- a CDS encoding sigma-70 family RNA polymerase sigma factor encodes the protein MTDLSGNTAGLAPDVLSSFEGHRRELCAYAYRMLGSSFEAEDAVQETFTRAWKSYDSFEGRASLRSWLYRIATNVCLDMIDGPQRRARPMDLSGPSRPDTPLPMAQPDYVWIEPIPNALAFGSDPAEHASAKDTLRLAFVAACQHLPATQRAILIMREVLRFSASETAEALTMSPASVNSALQRARATMSKVQPTTTDTYDETNEDQRKLVDNFVKAFEAYDMDTLTTLLKADVALSMPPIELWISGPENVAAFMLGTGQACRNARMVRLEGANGLPAFGHYKPSEKPGVWMPWSITVLELDGATIAGLNFFLDTEKLFPLFGLPPELREEI
- a CDS encoding VOC family protein: MSSKMIFINLPVTDLGRSKNFYEALGWKVNQDFTDENAACIVVDDNICLMLLTKEFFPTFSSRPLSDTVSTIGAAYAIALSSAEEVDTLTAAALGAGAGEEVNEDKRAQEAQVGMHGRTFIDPDGHQWEPFWMDYPGSN
- a CDS encoding crotonase/enoyl-CoA hydratase family protein; translated protein: MPDCLVEKRDHVLIVTMNRPEARNALSGEMMAIMRDAWDQVDNDPDIRVAILTGAGGAFCAGADLKAMTTQHPGDSFKGGGWDLSKIEALLKGRRLTKPLIAAVEGPAIAGGTEILQGTDIRVAGESAKFGVSEARWGLFPLGGSAVRLVRQIPYTVAADILLTGRHVTAAEAKEIGLIGHVVPDGTALDKALELAAQIAANGPLAVQAILRTIRDTEGMHEEEAFKIDAELGTAVFKSADAKEGPKAFAEKRKPTFTGS
- a CDS encoding acyl-CoA synthetase, whose amino-acid sequence is MSYNIADLVEHAIDLMPDRVALADDRREVTYAQLEERANKLANYLLEQGVQPGDKVGIYSRNTIEAVEAMVAIFKARAVMINVNYRYVENELQHIFDNSDMVALIHERRFTDRVAGVRPNTPLLKTVIVVDDDTTGTIPTAADSVEYETVLEQSSGERNFGDRSPDDLYMLYTGGTTGLPKGVMWRQEDVWRVLGAGINFVTGEYVDDEWELAKVGAANPQMVRFPIPPMIHGGSQWATFHSLFGGGKAVMIPEFSGHGVWQHIDRHAINLIFITGDAMARPMLDALIEGNPETGKPYDLSTLYVMASSAALFSPALKDQFLELLPNRMLSDSIGSSETGFGGLSIVTKGATHTGGPRVKIDASTVVLGEDGNPVEPGSGVVGILARSGHIPLGYYKDEAKTAATFKEINGVRYSIPGDYARVEEDGTVTMLGRGSVSINSGGEKIYPEEVEGALKSHPEIFDALVVGVEDERWGQRVVAVVQCRGDNRPSLEELRPMLTNEIAPYKQPRSLWFVDEIKRSPAGKPDYRWAKEQTEVRAADDHLEASSK
- a CDS encoding thioesterase family protein — protein: MATPYAFFAATGHGFEPLPFAVSAWSSTMINGPAICGLLARALELQHCSAEFTPARLTVDLFRPTLNKPVTVVTELVREGKRIRVADAALMQDGADVARATAIFLKRSVQPPGEVWTRGDGPRPPEVPIADGPTPPLWNSDGRPDGWSSRIGEHQNGGRKRTWQVPMSVIEGETSSPFAGAAMIGEATSMMTNWGSEGIGFINTDLTLALARPAIGPEIGLEADSHISADGIAVGSATLFDRSGSFGTCMVTALSNADRQVDFADGSVFVARAGIQ
- a CDS encoding FAD-dependent oxidoreductase, with product MSTTPSNELPDTTSVVIVGAGPAGLTAAVTLADAGIDFVLLDRLAEGANTSRAAVVHARTLEVLRELSIADELIARGIVVPTFTVHDGGRTLATVRFDGLPTEYPYTLMVPQDTTETVLLDRLRKAGGEVRRPYQVTKIADENNGVTVDYEDGAGAPGTIRADYVIGADGMHSVVREQAGIGFTGDTYPASFVLADVRMDWPIARNEVALHLSPEGVTVVAPLPDDAEPNRYRVVATLDEAPEHPDAADIQSILDTRGPGGAVKVREVLWSSRFRVHHRVADHYRAGRVLLAGDAAHVHSPAGGQGMNTGIQDAAFLGPLLVRVIQGEPAATLDAYEATRRPVALGVVAFTDRMTKMATLRPRPARLLRNTVMSLVIRIPAVRNKLAFQLAELANR
- a CDS encoding TetR/AcrR family transcriptional regulator codes for the protein MAVVPDQQPARRSDATRAAILEAARARFAAEGFRKATIRAIAADAAIDPSMVMRYFGSKDGLFAAAVDVELNLPDLASAEPDAVGELLVRRFLAIWEDQPDNKVLLILLRSSIADEAVSERFRQVFAEQVLPAVLRFGDPADAQRRGGLIVTQLLGLALCRYVLRLPPVVGLSREQIIVDIAPTLQRYLTSSPIEASSGRHSTKFTAADHALEVSVEVDQRPI